Proteins encoded within one genomic window of Triticum aestivum cultivar Chinese Spring chromosome 2D, IWGSC CS RefSeq v2.1, whole genome shotgun sequence:
- the LOC123049293 gene encoding uncharacterized protein isoform X1 codes for MANSCREHKRGVPRPPPLSLFIGREQEPAVARTHPAAADNSNKKRMLSKQLSMKETTREVKWEKRRRQIQRQRSSMGLYDADRVGCANTHATSNGVTDEDLDELKGSMELGFGFNEENGGQNLCDTLPALDLYFAVNRQLSEPKMRACSRSLPSLSVVTSSSSMHSGTPSPAGSPTAQPSLLDSLKISSPAGENPQLIKTRLRQWAQVVACSVKHSS; via the exons ATGGCCAACAGCTGCAGAGAACACAAGCGCGGCGTTCCACGTCCCCCACCATTGTCACTCTTCATCGGTAGGGAGCAAGAGCCAGCGGTCGCGCGGACACACCCGGCTGCTGCCGACAACAGCAACAAGAAGAGGATGTTGTCCAAGCAGCTGTCCATGAAGGAGACCACCCGAGAGGTCAAGTGGGAGAAGCGGCGGCGACAGATACAACGGCAAAGGAGTAGCATGGGCCTGTACGACGCCGACCGTGTGGGATGCGCTAACACGCACGCCACTTCGAACGGTGTGACCGACGAGGACCTGGATGAGCTCAAGGGATCCATGGAGCTTGGCTTCGGGTTCAACGAGGAGAACGGAGGCCAGAACCTCTGCGACACGCTCCCCGCCCTCGACCTGTATTTCGCTGTCAACCGGCAGCTGTCCGAGCCGAAGATGCGGGCGTGCAGTCGCTCGTTGCCTTCCCTTTCTGTGGTGACCTCCTCATCATCCATGCACTCCGGCACGCCGAGCCCGGCCGGCAGTCCTACCGCTCAGCCCTCCCTCCTTGACTCGTTGAAAATTAGCAGTCCAG CAGGCGAGAACCCACAGCTTATCAAGACAAGGCTAAGGCAGTGGGCTCAGGTAGTGGCTTGTTCAGTGAAGCACTCTAGCTGA
- the LOC123049293 gene encoding uncharacterized protein isoform X2 translates to MANSCREHKRGVPRPPPLSLFIGREQEPAVARTHPAAADNSNKKRMLSKQLSMKETTREVKWEKRRRQIQRQRSSMGLYDADRVGCANTHATSNGVTDEDLDELKGSMELGFGFNEENGGQNLCDTLPALDLYFAVNRQLSEPKMRACSRSLPSLSVVTSSSSMHSGTPSPAGSPTAQPSLLDSLKISSPGENPQLIKTRLRQWAQVVACSVKHSS, encoded by the exons ATGGCCAACAGCTGCAGAGAACACAAGCGCGGCGTTCCACGTCCCCCACCATTGTCACTCTTCATCGGTAGGGAGCAAGAGCCAGCGGTCGCGCGGACACACCCGGCTGCTGCCGACAACAGCAACAAGAAGAGGATGTTGTCCAAGCAGCTGTCCATGAAGGAGACCACCCGAGAGGTCAAGTGGGAGAAGCGGCGGCGACAGATACAACGGCAAAGGAGTAGCATGGGCCTGTACGACGCCGACCGTGTGGGATGCGCTAACACGCACGCCACTTCGAACGGTGTGACCGACGAGGACCTGGATGAGCTCAAGGGATCCATGGAGCTTGGCTTCGGGTTCAACGAGGAGAACGGAGGCCAGAACCTCTGCGACACGCTCCCCGCCCTCGACCTGTATTTCGCTGTCAACCGGCAGCTGTCCGAGCCGAAGATGCGGGCGTGCAGTCGCTCGTTGCCTTCCCTTTCTGTGGTGACCTCCTCATCATCCATGCACTCCGGCACGCCGAGCCCGGCCGGCAGTCCTACCGCTCAGCCCTCCCTCCTTGACTCGTTGAAAATTAGCAGTCCAG GCGAGAACCCACAGCTTATCAAGACAAGGCTAAGGCAGTGGGCTCAGGTAGTGGCTTGTTCAGTGAAGCACTCTAGCTGA